The sequence TGCTTTGCCATTAGCTTTTGGGTGCCGCAGTGAGGACATGACATGTTCGAAGCCCCACTCCCTTGCAAATGCCCGGAATTCACTGCTCGCAAACTGGCTTCCCCCATCCGAGATGGCTCTGTCCGGGACGCCATAACGTGGAAACTGTGCCTTGATTCGTCGGATTGTGGTGTCGGCCGACAAGTCAGGGAGCAGGTCTATCTCCCAGAAGTCGGAGTAGTGGTCCACCACGAGCAAAAAGTTATTTCCTGCGTAGCTGTACAAGTCCATGCTTACCAGCTGCCATGGACGTGTGGGAGCGGGTGTGACATCATAGTCTCTTTTTGTTGTTCGTGCGCATACTCGTTACACACAGAGCACTGCTGTACATAGTCTTTGACTTCCCCTTGCATGCCGGGCCAGTACAATGTATCGCGGGCATGTCTGTAACATGCTTCACCACCCACATGGTTGTAGTGGATCCTCCTCAGCATTTCCGGACGTATGGCTTTCGGAATAATGACGCGCTGGCCGCTGAAAAGCACGCCATCCTGTGCGCTTATTTCATCTCTGATGGCCCAGTAGTCCCTGATGAATACGGGGGCCTCCTCTTTGTGTTCtggcccaggatggaccgctcgcctgtatcggttggggacatctctacgctgctgatccgcttgagatggtttcctgtggacgggactctcactgctgtcttggagccactatggattgaactttcacagtatcatgttagacccgctcgacatccattgctttcggtcccctagaggggggggggttgcccacatctgaggtcctctccaaggtttctcatagtcagcattgtcactggcgtcccactggatgtgaattctccctgccccctgggtgtgagttttccttgcccttttgtgggttcttccgaggatgttgtagtcgtaatgatttgtgcagtcctttgagacatttgtgatttggggctatataaataaacattgattgattgattgattgatccctgCAGTACGACTGCCTTGAGCGTTTGGAGACACGCATCCTCCTCTGTGTGTGCTCGGATCTGTGCCAAGCGTTGGCTGCTGACATTGAGGTAGTCTGCCTGCTGAATGGCCGCTGCGTCACACTGCTCCTGTTGCTTGCTGCAGACCATTTCTCGTTGGTACAGAGTGTCTGTTTTCCGTGGCGGGTGGTGGCTCTACTAAGTGTGTCACTTATGTACATTTCAGTGCCTGGCTTGTACACCACTGTAAGGCTGAAGTGTCAGGAGCATGCTGTGTAGGCGCTTGGGCTTACTGAGGATGGACACTAAATGGCGGTGGTCGGTCTCTGCTGTCACATCACCCCATGGAAGCGTTGACAGGCGAACACGATGCTCAGGCACTCCTTTTCTATCCGTGCGTAATTTTCTTCCCTGTGGGTCAGGGCGCGGGAGGCAAAATTGACAGGCTGCCCTTCCTGTAGCAGACAGCAGCCCAGGCCTGTCTGACTGGAGTCGCTCTGTATGGTGACTGGCTTGATGGCGTCATAATAACGCTAGACCGGTACTGCACTCCCAGATGAGAACGGCGCGGATACTCCCCTGCCTACTGTCCGTGAACACacccccacacattgtgtcaccAAAGGATTGAATCCCGGCCAATTTCTTCCCAAAATTATAAGGTGCGTAAGTTGCGCGCTTACGGCAACCTTAACTTTATACTTTTGGATTTCATATAGAAATTTCCCCTGACACAGTCGGATATTCGTTTATATCCCCATGGACACACCTAATTTTTATTCGTGTTGCATGCCCCaaagccccgggtcgaaccaggtttgggtggatcatggactgcctgcagcccgaatccaccatcgcccggtatgtatttccttgtatccttaccggtatGCAGTACGTCTCTCCCAGATCGgggggcgggtgctggaggcCCGACAACCCACAACACCTCCCCCACCTCCATCACAGGGCACTCCCGGCGTATGTGCCCAGGTTGTCCGCACCCCCAGCACAGCGGCCCTGGTACTTGAGGTGTACTCAGTGAGGGAAGACCACTCTCAGCAGCGCCGGGACCCTGGAATACACAGGAAGACATCACATTATCCCCCGTGATGTTTAtgtctgggtgtgtgtgtgtgtgttgtgctgtTGGCTGTTTGTGTGGGAAACCTGCTCGTTGGCCCCCGGTAGTTGGGCCATGTTTCTTTGCGTCTCGAGGGATGTCTTGTTCCCCAAACCCCATAGCGGGGCGAGTCCTCGTCGGGGTGCCGGGGCGGTTTTCCCGACTGTTGCCGTTGTTGCCTACCGGTGAACCGCCAAGTGCTCCTCCGCCAGTCTCACCGCTGTCTTCACGTCCGGCGGACTGTTGTATCGCACCCACGTGGAGGTCCTCGCCGGGATGCCGTCCAGGAACTGCTCCGACACGATTGATTCCAACATTTTGGGGTCCTGCCCGTCGGGTTGGAGCCACCGGGTCGCCGCATCCCTCAGCCGGTGTGAGAACACCAGCTTCATGGCCCAGAACTGTCGGCGGTGATCTTCGGGGCTACTGCCTTCCCGGTCCAGGATGGCACGCCGTTGGTTGGCGTAGTGCGTGCGGGCCGACGCCgggagactcaacgccgcccgctgcgcctcccccaccaggagcggcagAAGCCTCGTGCCCCATTCTTCCTCCGGCCACTTGCATGACGTCGCCGTGGCCTCGAAGACATCCAGGAAAGTTTTTGGGTCCTCCACCTCCACCATGCGCTTCATGGAGGATGACCCACCCGCTGTCTCTGCTCGGTTCATCAAGGCCTGTAGTAGCTGGGTCTGCTGTCGGCTTGCCGCGGACACTTCAGCCAAGACTTGGCCCAGCGCTTCCAGGGGGGGTTGGTGCCGACATCCTTACGTGATCTGTTTAAGTTGGGTGCCACTGTAGCAATGCTCGTGCTTGGGTTCTTCTGGATCACAGGAATGGACAGCACAGTCCAGGCAGTGTTTacaatgtttaaaggggaacattatcagcagacctatgtaagcgtcaatatatacctcgatggtgcagaaaaaagaccatctatttttttaaccaatttccgaactctaaatgggtgaattttggaggattaaacgcctttctgtttatcgcgctggaagcgatgacgtcagaatgtgacgtcgccgaggtaacacacccgccattttcattttcaacacattacaaacaccgggtctcagctctgttattttccgttatttttgactattttttggaaccttggagacatcatgcctcgtcggtgtgttgtcggagggtgtaacaacactaacagggagggatttcgtccacgaccaggacgaaaaccacactgttcctcctgaatccgaggttcgactatccggcgtagcctcctctccagtacacctgaataaaccttaccgggaaggctgaggagtgtgatcccacgatagttggaacacaccttccggtcccccttcttaaagagggggaccaccaccccggtctgccaatccagaggtatcgCCCCCGATGCCCACGCGATaatgcagagtcttgtcaaccaagacaggccaacagcatccagaaccttaaggaactccgagaagcgttttaactacctcagcaacctcagccccagaaataggagagaccaccacagattccccaggcactgcttcctcataggaagatgtgttggtgggattgaggaggtcttcgaagtattccttccacctaatcacaacatccgcagttgaggtcagcagaacaccatccgcaccatacacggtgttgatagtgcactgcttccccttcctgaggcgccgtatggtggtccagaatcgcttcgaagccgtccggaagtcgttttccatggcttccccgaactcttcccatgtccgagtttttgcctccgcgaccgctgaagctgcacaccgcttggcccgtcggtaccggtccactgcctccggggtcctatgagccaaaagaatcagataggactccttcttcagcttgacggcatccctcactgctggtgtccaccaacgggttctgggattaccgccacgacaggcaccaacaaccttgcggccacagctccaatcagccgcctcgacaatagaggtgcggaacatggtccactcggactcaatgtccagcacctccctcgtgacatgttcaaagttcttccggaggtgcgaattgaaactctctctgacaggagactctgccagacgttcccagcagaccctcacaatgcgtttgggcctgccaggtctgtccggcatcctcccccaccatcgcagccaactcaccaccaggtggtgatcggtagaaagctccgcccctctcttcacccgagtgtccaaaacatgaggccgcaaatccgatgacacaactacaaagtcgatcatggaactgcggcctagggtgtatttatgtatatatactatatatacatatatatatatatatatatatatatatatgtatatatatatgtatatatgttcagtttaacagtccagttgtgattgattgaatgccctgagaattgtGCTGAACATTCTTTTGTAAATGCCACAAAATAACGTGtagtattttgttaatttcttgtcaaaaatatttttattttatagatatttaCAAAGCAGAATATTGTCCTTAGGGCCCTCTGGCACCTCATGGGGGACCTATAAAATCTGTGCATCTTAAGACCTCAGTATTGGCTTTGTACACTTATGTTACTTCTCAACTTGTCAAAGTTGATGCTAATCGACCTGATTCTTCTCCTTTTTACTGATTGTGAAGGCAAAATTGAGTCCACAGATAACCGAATCGTAAAGCAGAATCGAAAATGAAATTTGAATTGGTAAAATCTTATCTATTTTCATCCCAgcatgtgtttgtcttcttgtgtcctgcagacgtctgtgaaaaatATCGTCCGCCTGAGCAGCAGGACGGTTCCTCCAGTATGGAGCAGAAGAGGTCACAGCACCTCCACGTGAaagaagaggagccacagcccccccactTTAAAGATGAAGAAAAACAGCGGCTGTCCCCCCACTTCATAGAGGAAGACAAGAGACACCTGATcagtgtgaagagtgaagatgatgaggtcaaaggtgagagtgaacagaagtggagcttcaggatgcggacagAGCAGCCACAGCCCTctcacattaagaaggaagaggaatacctactgacaccccattttaaagaggaagaagcggtggatccactgaccTCTCACATTAAAGacgaagaggaggacccactgacccctcacattaaagaggaagaggaggaacacagcatcagtcaagaaTGGTTGGAGGACTTCCAtgtgattgtgaagagtgaagatgatgaggtcaaaggtgagagtgaggagaggggagggggggagcctccaagcagcagctcaactcaacacatgacaacagaagctgatggagaccactgtggaggatcacaagcagacaagctcttagctccactatcagatagtgaggacacaacgtcacactctcctgacactgatgatgaagactctaaagatgataagacatgtcacactgacaacacacacttcacatgttctctctgtgacaaaacttttaaatattctagtaaattgaaaagacacatgagaacacacactggagaaaaacctttttcatgttcaatctgcggtaaaagtTGTACTCATAGGCatgatttgaaagtacacatgagaatacacactggagaaaaaccttttccctgctcagaatgtggtaaaagttttgtaacaaatcaaagtttaaaagtacacatgagaacacatactggagaaaaaccttttacatgttcagtatgttgtaaaagttttatACAAGGATATCATTTGAatatacacatgagaacacacactggagaaaaaccttttatatgttcaatctgcggtaaagattttacttaTACCCCACAACtgaaaaaacacatgagaacacacactggagaaaaaactttttcatgttcaatctgcggtgaAGATTTTACTcataggcaacattttaaaacacatatgaaagtacacactggagaaaagcctttttcatgttcaatctgtggtaaagattgtACTCATAGGCAcgttttgaaaatacacatgagaatacacactggagaaaaacctttttcctgctcagaatgtggtaaaagttttgtaagaaatcaCAGTTTAAAcgtacatatgagaacacactctggagaaaaaccttttttatgttcaatctgcggcAAAGATTTTACTTTTACGACacaattgaaaagacacatgagaacacacacaggataaaaatattttgtccaagtaccagtgtaagaaacacaagtgtgctggtgagaacagcagcagcaaatgaagatctaggatttgaaataaactgtcaaaacttgaactttgactttctaacaacatcagcacatataacatgtgtgacatcattgttgtgtgtgtaacacaatctttttaatatgattctaacatttatagattagacacttcagattagtgcttttatttcaatcaagtacatgagttaatatacacatttgtgtactttaaaatgaacacaacaatttgactgaaaaggtgagaataaatagtacataaaatatgttacatacaataaacatttaatgtgtagatattcataattcacatttatacttattcatactagtgttttatatatgtttttttgaataatgaagtgttacatattttattttctaattgtagcTGATTCTGTTTGCAGCCATGACTTGAAAGGTTCATACTGCCACCTACCGGACTGTAGAATGTAGTGTGGGACATAGGACAGAAGGAGGACATTTTGTTAATAGcctgtggagggcagcaatacacctaagatgttctactagtctgctggaaatagaaagaaaaaagaagaacGAGGGGGAAATTAAGACGTGGAGAAATTGAATTAATATTATTACTACttatgactgatttatttacttaattctcattttgttcgtttttatatttagattttttttgtgttgaaaataaaaataaagacgtttaaaaaatattttttttaagaaatcttttcttgcagcccaacCTCACCCAGtctttgcatccagtggcccgttaggtacattgagtttgagacccatgCTGTAGACCAGGGGTAAGAAACccatggttctagagccagatgtggctcttttgatgactgcatctggctctcgggtaaatcttagctgacattgcttaacgcgataattatgaataatttcgctagtaatcacagtgctaaaaataacctgcaaaatataaaacattctcatgcatttatatccatccatccgttttctaccgcacctgttcaagaagtcgcattaatggtaagaagtattttatgtcacgatggggggggtgggttgcagcttgctgcggggtcgttctcccaggaaggcagacggactactcgggacatggcatttaggtaaaaacatgatttaattttaactaaaaaaaatatacaaacaaaaatcgctcacagtggaggcataacttgggctaaagaacacagctaacgcataaacagactaagaacatgaATCAAACagaacttacttggcatggcatgaagcacgaaactatggcaaggcatgaaacaagtcagcacagggcgactgactggcaaagacgagcttaaatactacctctgattagtgctcgggaagcaggtgagcggggattttgtccaccagagacaggtggacaaaatgagtaaccaaggaaaccagacaagggagtggaaaaaaaacaggaacttaaagagtccaaaggacaaacagcacatggccaaacaaaaacatgatcaacagacatgacattttattcattattggttagcttcagaataacaatgttatgaaaaataataagagacttattatactctaagaaTGTTGATCTTActcaaaaatgcacgcatttagttgtattcagtgttaaaaaatatgatatggctctcacggaaatacattttgaaatatttggctttcatggctctctcagccaaaaaggttcccgacccctgctgtagacaatCCATtcaagaatagtgttaataataaatataaagttagtaaacatgtgagcataagaagtaaacaaacctgttctgtgtaacacaacttgatgtttttgatgttgtcgctccttctcctcttttgttggacaaagttcctcctcgtactctgctatggttctttcgcacattttcacaaaatcacaacactttacactcacacttgatcccTGCTCAGCGCTGTGTTTTGATCATTAATTTTGTGTTCTTAATCCACGCGTAGTTGTATGAATGTGTCgcgtctttgttagcagctaacaagcgaAAAAAACGTCAAAATGCGCTCCGACTAATGTTTCCAGATACAAACAATTATtgacgatgtttactctattaaacgacataaatgtgtacatgtattcactgattaaaaatacagaactacaaacccagtttctatatgagttgggaaattgtgttagatgtaaatataaacagaatacaatgatttgcaaatcattttcaacccatattcagttgaatgcactacaaagacaacatatttgatgttcaaactcataagcttttttgcaaataataattaacttagactttcatggctgcaacacgtgccaaagtagttgggaaagggcatgttcaccactgtgttacatcaccttttcttttaacaacactcaataaacgtttgggaactgaggaaactaattgttgaagctttgaaagtggaattctttcccattcttgttttatgtagagcttcagtccttcaacagtccggggtctccgctgtcggattttacgcttcacacattttccatgggagacaggtctggactgcaggtgggccaggaaagtacctgcacacttttactacgaaaccacgctgttgtaacacgtggcttggccatgtcttgctgaaataagcaggggcgtccataataacgtggcttggatgacaacatatgttgttccaaaacctgtatggacctttcagcattaatggtgccttcacagatgtgtaagttacccatgccttgggcactaatacacccccataccatcacacatgctggcttttgaactttgtgcctataacaatccggatggttattttcctctttattccggaggacaccacgtctacagtttccaaatataacttgaaatgtggactcgtcagaccacagaacacttttccactttgcatcagtccatcttagatgagctcgggcccagataagccagcggcgttccttggtgttgttgataaatgggtttggctttgcatagtagagttttaacttgcacttacagatgtagcaaccaactgtagttactgacagtgagtttatgaagtgttcctgagcccatgtggtgatatcctttacacacttatgtcggtttttgatgcagtaccgcccgagggatcaaaagtccgtaatatcatcgcttatgtgcagtgatttctccagattctctgaaccttttgatgattttacggaccgcagatgctaaaatccctaaattccttgcaatggctcgttgagaaaggtttttcttaaaattttcaacaatttgctcacacatttgttgacaaaatggtgaccatcgccccatccttgtttgtgaattacttagcatttcatgaaagctgcttttatacccaatcatggcacccacctgttcccaattagcctgcacacctgtgggatgttccaaataagtgtttgatgagcatttttcaactttatcagtatttattgccacctttattgctggcatcacattctaaagttaatgattatttgaaaaaaaaaaagtttatgagtttgaacatcaaatatgttgtctttgtagcatattcaactgaatatgggttgaaaaaggatttgcaaataattgtattccgtttatatttacatctaacacaatttcccaactcatatggaaacggggtttgtatgtgagagcatttcagtagtgtgtataagagtgtttcagtagtgtgtgtgagagaaaaacatttcagttaaatatttgagagcatttcagtagtgtatgtaagaggtaattctgaataatgtccctaacgtcCCCTCTTatgtttcttcaggtaatacatggagcctctgctgccacccagcggccgttggaaagaatgcatacattttgttttgacgtcctaaaagcagtttttttttacttcctgtcctgtttgtgtccaagtctgtaGTGTGGGACATAGGACAGAAGGAGGACATTCTGTtactaattgcaattttaaatttcccgggagttttttcttgaaaacgttgcgtaatgatgacggtacgcgtgacgtcataggtttttaggaaatatgagcgctgcacacacagctaaaagtcgtctgctttaacggcataatcacacagtattttggagatctgtgttgctgaatcttttgcaatttgtggagggcagcaatacacctaagatgttctactagtctgctggaacTAGAAAGAAGAcatacgtaataaactgtacagaacaggcaagAAATAAgagtgagaagatcaaaataatcgtCAAAGCAACAGGaaagtttttaaatgtaaaagaactatcttgggaacaggtgcaaggtgaacgaaacagagtcatgtgaccacaatccaacgccatgttgattgttcagtggaatgccagaagtctaaTAGCAAACAGACAGGAACTAAAATGATatgttggagccaaatttccttatttttttatattgtttttattttgttttctctgaTTGATTGCTGGCTTCAGTTCATGCTGAATTTCCTATTCGacagattgctccgcccacttccttttgagaaccaggaagtgtgGACAGGTATGGGACTGTTGCTATACtctatctgcacccaacttcaggaactggttaaatgaacttgtgaatgtaatgactcttgaaaaaataagatttataaactctacaaatatgaataaatgggaattaacctggaaacctttactgacatatattgaagcataacttatagacatttaaaggaaaactaaactgccatttttttgtagttgtattccttttttattttttatttttattgttattatcttttgtactgattcaacactacatttgtttttcttgtgtcacttctgatatggttttgtcatggtttacttgcttttttgttctgtttttttttttttttgtgattattgttttgtattgatcaagccctgtaacttttccttttttcccctctaagtgtgtacggtggacaggccctcgggaggtgatcttgtgaacacttcctgaggatccttgatgccgaggtatgttcatctattttgctgtgatctcgatagcctgctgatcgtgagccgcagcgggatggatggatatatatgtatatatatatatgtatggatatatatgtgtgtgtgtgtatgtatatatatatacaatatatgggtatattttctaataatgtctgtactgtaaaccttgagttgttaaagt comes from Nerophis ophidion isolate RoL-2023_Sa linkage group LG24, RoL_Noph_v1.0, whole genome shotgun sequence and encodes:
- the LOC133542468 gene encoding zinc finger protein 260-like isoform X1, whose amino-acid sequence is MNAGQEERPLQQQEDPQPPHMKEEEEDLWVTQEEEFLPGQEEADLSKFPLTVVSVKTEEHEDKPPESSQLHHSPNVCEKYRPPEQQDGSSSMEQKRSQHLHVKEEEPQPPHFKDEEKQRLSPHFIEEDKRHLISVKSEDDEVKGESEQKWSFRMRTEQPQPSHIKKEEEYLLTPHFKEEEAVDPLTSHIKDEEEDPLTPHIKEEEEEHSISQEWLEDFHVIVKSEDDEVKGESEERGGGEPPSSSSTQHMTTEADGDHCGGSQADKLLAPLSDSEDTTSHSPDTDDEDSKDDKTCHTDNTHFTCSLCDKTFKYSSKLKRHMRTHTGEKPFSCSICGKSCTHRHDLKVHMRIHTGEKPFPCSECGKSFVTNQSLKVHMRTHTGEKPFTCSVCCKSFIQGYHLNIHMRTHTGEKPFICSICGKDFTYTPQLKKHMRTHTGEKTFSCSICGEDFTHRQHFKTHMKVHTGEKPFSCSICGKDCTHRHVLKIHMRIHTGEKPFSCSECGKSFVRNHSLNVHMRTHSGEKPFLCSICGKDFTFTTQLKRHMRTHTG
- the LOC133542468 gene encoding gastrula zinc finger protein XlCGF28.1-like isoform X3; translation: MNAGQEERPLQQQEDPQPPHMKEEEEDLWVTQEEEFLPGQEEADLSKFPLTVVSVKTEEHEDKPPESSQLHHSPNVCEKYRPPEQQDGSSSMEQKRSQHLHVKEEEPQPPHFKDEEKQRLSPHFIEEDKRHLISVKSEDDEVKGESEERGGGEPPSSSSTQHMTTEADGDHCGGSQADKLLAPLSDSEDTTSHSPDTDDEDSKDDKTCHTDNTHFTCSLCDKTFKYSSKLKRHMRTHTGEKPFSCSICGKSCTHRHDLKVHMRIHTGEKPFPCSECGKSFVTNQSLKVHMRTHTGEKPFTCSVCCKSFIQGYHLNIHMRTHTGEKPFICSICGKDFTYTPQLKKHMRTHTGEKTFSCSICGEDFTHRQHFKTHMKVHTGEKPFSCSICGKDCTHRHVLKIHMRIHTGEKPFSCSECGKSFVRNHSLNVHMRTHSGEKPFLCSICGKDFTFTTQLKRHMRTHTG
- the LOC133542468 gene encoding gastrula zinc finger protein XlCGF28.1-like isoform X4, producing the protein MEQKRSQHLHVKEEEPQPPHFKDEEKQRLSPHFIEEDKRHLISVKSEDDEVKGESEQKWSFRMRTEQPQPSHIKKEEEYLLTPHFKEEEAVDPLTSHIKDEEEDPLTPHIKEEEEEHSISQEWLEDFHVIVKSEDDEVKGESEERGGGEPPSSSSTQHMTTEADGDHCGGSQADKLLAPLSDSEDTTSHSPDTDDEDSKDDKTCHTDNTHFTCSLCDKTFKYSSKLKRHMRTHTGEKPFSCSICGKSCTHRHDLKVHMRIHTGEKPFPCSECGKSFVTNQSLKVHMRTHTGEKPFTCSVCCKSFIQGYHLNIHMRTHTGEKPFICSICGKDFTYTPQLKKHMRTHTGEKTFSCSICGEDFTHRQHFKTHMKVHTGEKPFSCSICGKDCTHRHVLKIHMRIHTGEKPFSCSECGKSFVRNHSLNVHMRTHSGEKPFLCSICGKDFTFTTQLKRHMRTHTG